The following proteins are co-located in the Noviherbaspirillum sp. UKPF54 genome:
- the asnB gene encoding asparagine synthase (glutamine-hydrolyzing) translates to MCGIVGFFSEKPVVASPIVQMNRLLRHRGPDDEGYLLRTAAGGRLLPCRGIDTPRGEAAFAFSPESDVAAHGNESVRMAFGHRRLAIVDLTEAGHQPMCTPDRRLWIVYNGEIYNHVELRQRLTACGHRFLGECDTEVILAAYQQWGSECLHQLKGMFAFAIYDAHADALFLARDRFGIKPLYYWAAPNGVLCFASEIKALTAFPGWHARLNAQRAYDFLVWSVSDHTDETLFAGVYQLRPGHCAMVTGKDVRTDAEGRIRTLQWYDLQPQDFTGDFADASAQFRERFCEAVQQHLRADVAVGSCLSGGLDSSSIVCAAHRLLASQGSRHLQVSYSACARDEAIDERKWVEQVVASIGIDAHYVYPDVTQLLDELERITWHQDEPFGSTSIFAQWCVFRQASGDGVKVMLDGQGADELLAGYHAFFGPRLAGMFLDGSWASLLQEMRGMRRMHGYSTFQLLMRAADAMLPERLRQPLRAYAGKSFANPSWLDLGALGTRQEDPFARRRSMHRPGVMATSLMQLTSSNLQMLLHFEDRDSMAHSIESRVPFLDHELVEFSLGLPDEYKLSRGVTKRVQRAAMDGILPAPVRDRVDKIAFQMPEETWMRHHGAPAFRDRLAQAAEASQGILTDHALAAFQDMESGKSRYSSMIWRMVSFGEWIRTFSVDVRPVRESAGACAASDRLPAARVA, encoded by the coding sequence ATGTGCGGCATCGTAGGATTTTTCTCGGAAAAGCCCGTTGTGGCCAGCCCGATTGTGCAGATGAATCGCCTGCTTCGTCATCGCGGACCGGACGACGAAGGTTATCTGCTGCGTACTGCCGCTGGCGGCAGGCTGCTGCCGTGCCGGGGCATTGACACGCCGCGCGGGGAGGCCGCTTTCGCATTCAGTCCCGAGAGTGATGTCGCGGCACACGGAAATGAGTCGGTCCGCATGGCATTCGGCCACCGGCGCCTGGCCATCGTCGATTTGACCGAGGCAGGGCACCAGCCGATGTGCACGCCAGACCGGCGCTTGTGGATCGTCTACAACGGCGAAATCTACAACCATGTGGAGTTGCGACAGCGGCTCACCGCATGCGGCCATCGCTTTCTTGGCGAATGCGATACGGAAGTTATCCTCGCAGCGTATCAACAGTGGGGCAGCGAGTGCCTGCATCAGCTGAAGGGAATGTTTGCGTTCGCGATCTACGACGCGCATGCCGATGCGCTGTTCCTCGCGCGTGACCGTTTTGGAATCAAGCCGCTATATTATTGGGCTGCGCCTAACGGCGTCCTTTGTTTTGCATCGGAAATCAAGGCGCTGACCGCCTTTCCAGGCTGGCATGCTCGCCTCAACGCGCAGCGCGCTTATGATTTCCTGGTCTGGAGCGTCAGCGATCATACGGATGAAACCCTGTTTGCAGGCGTTTATCAACTGCGCCCGGGCCACTGTGCAATGGTGACCGGCAAGGACGTGCGGACGGATGCAGAGGGACGAATAAGAACCCTGCAATGGTATGACTTGCAGCCGCAGGATTTTACCGGCGACTTTGCCGATGCCTCGGCACAATTTCGCGAGCGCTTCTGCGAAGCAGTTCAACAGCACCTGCGCGCTGACGTTGCGGTCGGCTCCTGCCTCTCCGGCGGTCTCGATTCCTCTTCCATTGTTTGCGCCGCACATCGCTTGCTGGCAAGCCAGGGAAGCCGTCACTTGCAGGTCAGCTATTCGGCATGTGCGAGGGACGAAGCCATCGATGAACGCAAGTGGGTCGAGCAGGTGGTCGCGTCCATCGGTATTGATGCGCACTATGTCTATCCGGACGTCACACAGTTGCTTGACGAGCTGGAGCGCATTACCTGGCACCAGGACGAACCGTTCGGCTCGACCAGCATCTTTGCCCAATGGTGCGTGTTCCGGCAAGCGTCCGGCGACGGCGTCAAGGTCATGCTCGACGGCCAGGGCGCCGACGAGCTGCTGGCCGGATATCACGCATTTTTCGGCCCACGGCTCGCCGGCATGTTCCTTGACGGCAGTTGGGCGTCCCTGTTGCAGGAGATGCGCGGCATGCGCCGCATGCATGGTTATTCGACATTCCAGCTGCTGATGCGCGCCGCCGATGCGATGCTGCCCGAGCGCCTGCGGCAGCCATTGCGTGCCTATGCCGGAAAATCCTTTGCCAATCCTTCCTGGCTCGACCTGGGCGCACTCGGCACCCGACAGGAAGACCCGTTTGCCCGGCGCCGCTCGATGCATCGGCCTGGCGTGATGGCGACTTCGCTGATGCAGCTGACGTCGTCCAATCTGCAAATGCTGCTGCATTTTGAAGACCGCGACTCCATGGCGCATTCCATCGAATCGCGCGTTCCCTTTCTCGACCATGAGCTGGTCGAGTTTTCGCTTGGGCTGCCTGACGAGTACAAGCTGTCCAGGGGAGTCACGAAGCGCGTGCAGCGCGCCGCCATGGATGGCATTCTTCCCGCCCCCGTTCGAGACCGCGTCGACAAGATCGCCTTCCAGATGCCGGAAGAGACCTGGATGCGGCATCATGGCGCGCCGGCTTTCCGGGACCGGCTGGCGCAGGCAGCGGAAGCTAGCCAGGGAATCCTCACCGATCATGCACTGGCGGCGTTCCAGGATATGGAAAGCGGAAAGTCCAGATACAGCTCAATGATCTGGCGCATGGTCAGTTTCGGCGAATGGATCAGGACGTTCTCGGTCGACGTCCGGCCTGTACGGGAAAGCGCGGGGGCGTGTGCCGCCTCCGACAGGCTGCCCGCAGCGCGTGTCGCATGA